A region of Cataglyphis hispanica isolate Lineage 1 chromosome 8, ULB_Chis1_1.0, whole genome shotgun sequence DNA encodes the following proteins:
- the LOC126851428 gene encoding metalloproteinase inhibitor 3 isoform X2 — MHACTDAGRPWNIIAVIRWNWGSLALTRVLGTSTCVVCVAPCENLRARRIVRVISSWAFLEMWRLLLWTHFLLLTVLLAPVQKVAACSCAQAHPQTKFCESDFVAVVRVKKVLPVNEYEIAYKVKINRVFKSNPKADIALMQNLLRTPSSDAMCGVTLKVGETYVLNGRVVSGQAFISFCGLSIRWADTTSRQRKGLRQLYQQGCVCDILYTHWRRKGAVLESSGGKRCLWESTPGPQDCQEKYGVCMAVPGGCSWVPSVPYKNCIKEYQRQRDQQRSREP, encoded by the exons ATGCACGCATGTACGGATGCTGGCCGGCCGTGGAATATAATAGCGGTAATACGTTGGAACTGGGGCAGTCTTGCTTTGACGCGCGTCTTAGGAACTTCCACCTGCGTAGTGTGTGTTGCGCCGTGCGAAAATTTACGAGCACGTCGCATCGTGCGTGTTATTTCGTCCTGGGCATTTCTCGAG atGTGGCGATTACTTCTGTGGACACATTTCTTGCTGCTAACCGTGCTGCTAGCACCGGTGCAGAAAGTTGCAGCGTGCAGCTGTGCGCAGGCTCATCCTCAAACCAAATTTTGTGAATCAGATTTCG TTGCCGTGGTGAGAGTGAAGAAGGTGCTCCCCGTGAACGAGTACGAGATCGCTTACAAGGTCAAGATAAACAGGGTCTTCAAG TCCAACCCAAAAGCCGACATAGCTCTGATGCAAAACCTTTTACGGACTCCGTCCTCGGACGCGATGTGCGGCGTGACGCTAAAAGTCGGCGAAACATACGTTCTCAACGGAAGAGTCGTTTCGGGACAAGCATTCATATCGTTCTGCGGGCTCTCGATAAGATGGGCCGATACGACCAGTAGGCAACGCAAAGGATTACGACAACTCTATCAACAGGGATGTGTGTGCGAT ATTCTATATACACACTGGAGGCGCAAGGGAGCCGTGCTAGAGTCCAGTGGCGGAAAACGCTGTCTGTGGGAGAGCACACCAGGCCCTCAAGATTGCCAAGAAAAATATGGCGTGTGCATGGCGGTGCCCGGCGGTTGCTCCTGGGTACCCTCGGTCCCGTACAAAAATTGCATCAAAGAATATCAGCGTCAACGCGATCAGCAGAGGTCGCGGGAACCTTAA
- the LOC126851428 gene encoding metalloproteinase inhibitor 3 isoform X3, translated as MKSLCWRQSSRQMWRLLLWTHFLLLTVLLAPVQKVAACSCAQAHPQTKFCESDFVAVVRVKKVLPVNEYEIAYKVKINRVFKSNPKADIALMQNLLRTPSSDAMCGVTLKVGETYVLNGRVVSGQAFISFCGLSIRWADTTSRQRKGLRQLYQQGCVCDILYTHWRRKGAVLESSGGKRCLWESTPGPQDCQEKYGVCMAVPGGCSWVPSVPYKNCIKEYQRQRDQQRSREP; from the exons atGTGGCGATTACTTCTGTGGACACATTTCTTGCTGCTAACCGTGCTGCTAGCACCGGTGCAGAAAGTTGCAGCGTGCAGCTGTGCGCAGGCTCATCCTCAAACCAAATTTTGTGAATCAGATTTCG TTGCCGTGGTGAGAGTGAAGAAGGTGCTCCCCGTGAACGAGTACGAGATCGCTTACAAGGTCAAGATAAACAGGGTCTTCAAG TCCAACCCAAAAGCCGACATAGCTCTGATGCAAAACCTTTTACGGACTCCGTCCTCGGACGCGATGTGCGGCGTGACGCTAAAAGTCGGCGAAACATACGTTCTCAACGGAAGAGTCGTTTCGGGACAAGCATTCATATCGTTCTGCGGGCTCTCGATAAGATGGGCCGATACGACCAGTAGGCAACGCAAAGGATTACGACAACTCTATCAACAGGGATGTGTGTGCGAT ATTCTATATACACACTGGAGGCGCAAGGGAGCCGTGCTAGAGTCCAGTGGCGGAAAACGCTGTCTGTGGGAGAGCACACCAGGCCCTCAAGATTGCCAAGAAAAATATGGCGTGTGCATGGCGGTGCCCGGCGGTTGCTCCTGGGTACCCTCGGTCCCGTACAAAAATTGCATCAAAGAATATCAGCGTCAACGCGATCAGCAGAGGTCGCGGGAACCTTAA